From Alteromonas australica, one genomic window encodes:
- the mnmE gene encoding tRNA uridine-5-carboxymethylaminomethyl(34) synthesis GTPase MnmE yields the protein MENLTLSTDTIIAQATAPGRGGVGIVRVSGPQAQVIAQALVPVPLTPRLATYTRFEDAEGHVIDQGIALFFKGPNSFTGEDVLELQGHGGQVVMDMLLDAILATGKARLAKPGEFSEQAFLNDKLDLAQAEAIADLIDASSQQAARSALRSLQGEFSQQINHLSNQIVHLRMYVEAAIDFPEEEIDFLSDGKVAGDLDAILESLKKVSAEAKQGSLLREGMQVVIAGRPNAGKSSLLNALAGKDSAIVTDIAGTTRDVLKEHIHIQGMPLHIIDTAGLRESPDKVEQIGIERAWQAIKDADHVLFVIDSTTTSSSDPYDIWPEFMAKLPQGMPVTVIRNKADLSTLNVGLTTVTTAHGDVSVINLSAKQGDGVETLKTHLANTMGFDTTTEGQFIARRRHIDALAQAYEYVVTGHQQLNDAMAGELLAEELRLAHQALCEITGEFTSDDLLGKIFSSFCIGK from the coding sequence ATGGAAAACCTCACCCTATCAACCGATACCATCATTGCCCAGGCAACAGCTCCCGGTCGTGGTGGTGTGGGTATTGTTCGCGTTTCAGGGCCTCAGGCTCAGGTTATCGCCCAAGCACTCGTGCCAGTACCCTTAACACCTAGGTTAGCCACTTACACACGCTTTGAGGACGCAGAAGGGCATGTGATAGATCAGGGTATTGCTCTGTTCTTTAAAGGGCCGAATTCATTTACAGGTGAAGACGTACTAGAACTGCAAGGCCATGGCGGACAAGTGGTAATGGACATGTTGCTTGACGCCATTCTCGCCACAGGGAAAGCCCGACTCGCAAAGCCCGGAGAATTTAGTGAACAAGCATTTTTAAACGACAAATTAGACTTAGCACAAGCTGAAGCCATTGCCGACCTTATAGATGCCAGTTCACAACAGGCAGCGCGCAGTGCATTACGTTCATTACAAGGTGAGTTTTCTCAGCAAATCAATCATCTATCTAACCAAATTGTCCATTTACGTATGTATGTTGAAGCTGCCATTGATTTCCCTGAAGAAGAAATTGATTTTCTTTCTGATGGGAAAGTAGCGGGTGACTTAGATGCTATTTTGGAAAGCTTGAAAAAAGTCAGTGCAGAAGCGAAACAAGGTAGCCTGTTAAGAGAAGGCATGCAGGTGGTGATTGCAGGTCGTCCAAACGCCGGAAAATCTAGCTTATTAAACGCGCTTGCAGGGAAAGATAGCGCCATAGTGACTGATATTGCAGGTACCACACGGGATGTTTTAAAAGAACATATTCACATTCAAGGGATGCCCCTTCATATTATTGATACCGCAGGCCTACGAGAAAGTCCTGACAAAGTAGAGCAAATAGGTATTGAACGGGCATGGCAAGCAATAAAAGACGCTGACCATGTGTTATTCGTTATCGATTCCACCACTACCTCTAGCAGCGATCCTTATGATATATGGCCAGAGTTCATGGCCAAACTACCACAAGGTATGCCGGTTACCGTGATCCGAAATAAAGCTGATTTAAGCACCCTTAATGTGGGGCTAACTACCGTAACCACTGCCCACGGCGACGTGTCGGTGATAAATTTGTCAGCTAAACAAGGCGACGGTGTGGAAACGTTGAAAACCCATTTGGCTAATACCATGGGGTTTGACACCACCACAGAAGGCCAGTTTATCGCACGTCGACGTCATATCGATGCGTTAGCACAGGCCTATGAATATGTGGTCACCGGCCATCAACAGCTTAATGATGCCATGGCCGGGGAATTATTGGCGGAAGAACTAAGGCTTGCTCATCAAGCCTTGTGCGAAATTACCGGCGAATTCACCTCGGATGACCTTCTAGGTAAGATTTTTTCGTCATTTTGTATCGGTAAATAA
- a CDS encoding YajQ family cyclic di-GMP-binding protein, with protein MPSFDIVSEINMEEVRNATENASRELSTRFDFRGVEASFEYKEKTVVMKAEAEFQLQQMESMFRNACAKRGVDTSAIDVKPYDAHGKTYRQTIAFKEGIEQPMAKKIVKLVKDAKLKVQTAIQGDELRITGKKRDDLQQVISLVKSSDLGQPFQYKNFRD; from the coding sequence ATGCCTTCATTTGATATCGTGTCAGAAATTAATATGGAAGAAGTGAGAAACGCCACCGAAAACGCCAGTAGAGAGCTATCTACGCGTTTTGACTTTCGTGGTGTTGAAGCTAGCTTTGAATACAAAGAAAAAACCGTCGTCATGAAAGCTGAAGCCGAATTTCAGCTTCAGCAAATGGAAAGCATGTTTAGGAACGCCTGTGCTAAACGAGGCGTAGATACCTCAGCCATTGACGTGAAGCCCTATGATGCTCATGGTAAAACCTATCGCCAAACCATTGCGTTTAAAGAAGGCATTGAACAGCCAATGGCGAAGAAAATTGTAAAATTAGTGAAAGATGCGAAACTCAAAGTTCAAACCGCTATCCAAGGTGATGAACTAAGAATTACAGGGAAAAAGCGTGACGATTTGCAGCAAGTCATTAGCTTAGTTAAATCGTCTGATTTAGGACAACCGTTTCAATACAAAAACTTTCGTGATTAA